Genomic DNA from Neisseria lisongii:
AAAGCGGATACAGCCCAGCAGCAGGGCGGCGGCAAGGCGGTTCACGGTTTGACTTTCAACAGTTGCGCCAACTGGCAGCGTGCCTGCGCCGAGCGGCTTTTGTCGAACGGTTTCAATACCCGAACCACATAATCTCTCGGCGGTAAGGCGTTTTTATGAATGCGGAACCATTCCCGAATGACCCGCTTCATATAATTGCGGGCATTGGCACGTTTGGCGGTTTTTTTGCTCACCACCAAACCCAGCCTCGGATAGCCGA
This window encodes:
- the rnpA gene encoding ribonuclease P protein component yields the protein MNYGFAKQYRLLKTDDFSSVFAFRKRQNSEWLQLIQSPDNGLGYPRLGLVVSKKTAKRANARNYMKRVIREWFRIHKNALPPRDYVVRVLKPFDKSRSAQARCQLAQLLKVKP